The Tursiops truncatus isolate mTurTru1 chromosome 20, mTurTru1.mat.Y, whole genome shotgun sequence DNA window GGTCGAAGGGACGTCACATGCCAGAAGGCAGGGTCTGCCCAGAGGCCCTTCTCTGCCCCAGACCAGGTGCTTACCTGGTTCCTGAGTCAGCCCTGGGATCTTGGAGGGCACGATGAACAAAATTACACCGATTAAGATGGCTACTGTCCCGTCGGATGGCATGCTgcgggcggggcagggagggcaggctTAGCGGCTTAGGGCTGCTCAGGGTCACAGGATGGAGGGGGGCTGGAGAGGAGCCCCTCCCACAGATGTGCCAACCCCTCCTGGCAAGTTCCCCCCACCTCAACCCAGCGTTACTTCCTGTTCTGCGTTGGGggccctgctcccttccctcctcttggAAGTATTTCTCCTCCCCGCAGTGCTCACCTATTCCCATTCTCATCGGAAAAAGCCAGGTTACCCCAGCCGGTGAAAAAGCCTGGCTCCCGAGTGAACCAGAGCACCACCAATAAGACAAAGAGGATGGTGACAGCCTTTTCTGCAAAGGTCATGGGGCCCAGCCGCTTGTGCTCTCTCCGGATGACTTCGAAGGCTGCTCgctcttgtttcctcatctggtcCCCCAAGCCACAGTTCTTCCGGAAGCTACAGGTAGGGGTGGGGACAGCTCGTAAGGGCACTACACCAGGCAGGGGAGCAAGGGGCTGTGAGTGCctgtggttttgttgttgttgttgttttggccggtgccacgcggcttgcggcatcttagttcccaggccagggagtGAACcaagggccacagcagtgaaagtgctgagtcccaaccactggactgccagggaactcccatgagtTGTAAAGGTTCCCAAGGTTCTGGAAGAAGAGCAGAAGACTCTGGAGCGTCATGGCTCTTATTTAGCAGAGGGGAGGCTGAGGATGGGAGATTGGGTTTCCCTGTGCTTGTCCCTGCTCCATGTGCCCCATTGACCCCTCTGTCCTTCCAGGAATTCTCTTGTGCTGAGCCCTCCCTTGCCCAGAGTGAGGAGGCCCTAGAGGTCTAGACCCCAGGCCTCCTTCTGGCCCTGACtcatctctccccacctccaataGCCTTTCAGGaaatcctcccttccctctcttacTGCTTCTGGGCATCCTCTGCCAGCCTGGGCCCCACCCACACTGTCTTCTGAGGCACAGAAGTCTGCAGCCCACTTCCATGTGCTTAACTCACTTTGACTTTTCACTTGGGCAAATCTCAACTCCCCTGCTGGACTTGTGAGTTCCTCAAGGGAAAAACCATGCTTCACACATCTTTGAATCCTTGATGTTGCTTAGCACTGTGCTGGTCTCTTTGACTAACACTTTGCTTTGTACCATCCCCAACCTCAATCCAGCCTCCCTGCACCTGCCCAAGCAATTTTACAGCAACAATGCTTAAAAACTCtcaatggctccccactgcctgggCAGGATGGACAAATAACAACTTATACCCATAATAACAGTCATACCACCACTCTTAACCTGTACTatagcagacatcactaatcaatcccAGACTTGATTCCAGCTGAGCTCCAGCAAGGTCTCACATGATTTTCAACTCAGAGCTCTAGTGACTACTAGTAATCAAGGGCTGGAAGTAGGAATAGAACCTCTTTACTACTCTTGGCCTCAAGAGGAAGGTCCATACTCTTTATGTGGCACACGAGATTCCCCATAATCTTCCCCTGCCTACTTCTCCAGCTTCATATGCTgatactctttttttcctctttgtgtttCAGTCACACAGAACTAGAGTTCCCCCAAACCCAGCATGCTCTTTCTTGCCTCTGTACCTTTGTACACAAGCTCTTCCTGCTGCTGGAATGACTTTACCTCGTTCTCTACCTGGCTGACTTCTAACTCTACATGATTCAGTTCAGGCATCATCTCTGCCAGGGGACTTCTAGAATCTTCACTATCCTGGGCTGTCCTCCCACAGCACCTGGGCTTTCCTCTGTCACTGCTCCTACCTTATCATCACCCATTAGATGGTGAGctctgaggacagggactgtCTAATGCTTCTAGCGTTCTCAGTGCCTAGCAGagggccaggcacacagtaggagcgCAACAAGGACTTTTGTAACTGACGATGCTCACAGCGTGTGCTTCTTAAGCACCTGCCAAAGGATTGGGGATTGTTATGGAATGGGACCTGGCCTGGGCATCAGGAGATCTGGTTTTCAATCCCAGCACTGACATCTCGTTGTGTACCATGTCTtgaacctcagtttgctcatctgatAGATGGGCTAATACTCTCCAAACAGTAATTCCCTCAAATGCGGGGGGCAAGTGCACAGAAGGGCCTTGGGAGGGAAAGGCCTTCTCACCGGGATGGTGATTATGCCCTTTTCCGCAGGGCTACCTGGGTACCAAACTGGAAGCTCCTAGAGGGTAAGGGCAGGCACCTGGACAGCTCTTACCCACTCCACCACTTACTTGAAGCCTAAGAAGAGGAACTGCAGCCACACCCAGGAAAGCAGCAGCAAGATGACCATGGTGGGGAAGGCAAAGAAAAACCAGGAGGCGAAGTTCACCACGTTGCCATTTTGGGGAAAGATCCTGAAGAGGGATTCAGGCTGCTGTGTGACGTTGCCCGGCGACCAGCCTGCTCCACTTGCCCCCCAGTCAGAATGCAGACCCCCTCCCACTCAGTCACTCACGAGTTGACCTGGCCTTGCAGTACCAGGTTTGTTGTGGTTCCAGTCAGGGTGGCGATGCCCCCGATGCTGGCCGAGTAGCACACACACAGGCTCATGCCCTGGGTGAAGCGGAGCTGCTCCTCGTTCCGCTGTGCCCTGGACTCCGAAGGAACAGGGGGCGCAGGGCCATCCTGCTTGTTGTCTGGGAACAAGGGAGAGCTCAGGTTGGGGATGGGCGCAGGGCCAGTTCTGGGGAGCCTGGTGGGAGCTCCAGGGTCTCTGGGGCACCTTGTCACTGAGCAGCCTAGacccaggctggggggagggcagaggctgcTTCCAGGTCTGCAAGGGCCAGCACTCCCTGGAGTCTCAGGCCGGAGTGATCCCCCCAGACACCACCTGGCCCAACCCCTCTTCtgagagagggaaactgaggcacagagaagggaagaggactGTCCAAACCACACAGGAAGAGTGGAGCCTGGACCCGTGACAGCCCACCCAGGCTTCCTCTCTCGGCTTGCCAGGGTGACCTAGCATCtcggtttgcccaggactgagggaattccctgccttttcatttcaaaaCCAGGAAAATCCCAGGCAAACCAAGGACACGTGGGTCACCGAACTTCttgcttccctcttctctccctcaacGTGTCAGGATGACTACTCCTCTCATGGGCATCGCCTCAGACCCTCCTCAAGGACTGAGGGTTCGGGGCAGGGCCTGGCGTCACCTTTCTCGTCAAGCTTGGTCTCTTCCTTCTGGGGACTCGGCTCCTGGAGTTCAAAGGTGGGGTTGTTCCTGCCCTCCTCAGCGTCCGTGCCCGTGGGCGTCCCGTGCAGCTGATCCAGGACGGCACGGGCGATGGGCACCATCATGGCAGTGGTGGCTGTGTTGCTGATCCACATGGACAGGAAGGCCGTGACCACCATGAAACCCAGGATCAGCCTAGCGATGGACAGACAGACACGCTGGTGCTCCAGCATCCCTTCAAGGGTACGCTGCCACCCCAGGTCCTCCAGACTTGGTCTGTGGGAACTCACAGGGAGGGCCGCACCCCGATGGTGAGAAGCACGCGGAGGGCGATGCGCTTGTGCAGATTCCAGTGTTCCACGGCCAGGGCCACTAGCATCCCCCCGATGAATAGCATGTTGCTGTCCTTCAGGTACTCAGTGCTGACCTGGCAGGCGGGGAcagtggagaaggaggaagggctcCCCCCGTGCCTCTGGGCGTACAGGGTGCCGACACTGATATTCCCGCACATGGAGGTTGGTCCCCTGGGCTCTTGGACCCAAATGGAAATGGTCTTTGGATCATCTGCCATTGAATATTAACCAGTTTCCTGTCTTCCTGCCAAAGTCATTCTTTCTCCCCTCAGGAATGACTGAGACATCATCTAACCTGAATCCACTCCTGTCGCAAGCCATTGACTGAGACAGAAAGCATTTAATGCTCTTTCTAGAAACTAACGCAGCAGTTCTCagtgtggtccctgggccagcatCATCAACAACctggaacttgctagaaatgaaATGCTTAGACCCTGCTCCAGATCtcctgagtcagaaactctggggtagAGCCAGCAATGTGTTTAAATAGTTCTGCAGGTGATCCTGGTGCATCTGCTCAAGTTTCAGAGCCACTGAACTAGAAGGATACAAACTCTCTAGCTGGCTATCAAGgcccccttttccttccctcatcTAGGCCTAGTTGCTCCCACTTTGAATTAACTCTTGACACCAACCACGCACCTGGCATTTCTAGAATGCCTTCCCCCCTGTCTTCTAGTTGACTCCTCCCTCAGTGCTCCCCAACCTGCCAAGCAGAGGCAGGGACCCCTCTTCCATGTGCCCTGTCTGTGGTGAGGCTTCCTCCGTCATCAGCGTCCTAGGGCAGACCCCCCTCCACCCCTGGGAGCACGTCCTCCTGTGGGTGGGGAGGCTTACCACGGAGGCACCCATGATGCCCATCATGGGGAACATGACGGTGGGGAGGAAGGCGGTGATAGCCAGGGGCAGAGCCTCGGTGCACCAGAGGAACGCCATGAGGATGATGGTGTAGGCACAGTAGGCTTCCTGCAGGCGGGAGGGGAACGGCAAAGCTGTTGGAGGGGGCAGGCCTGTGTCCCAGAGTCATGTCACCTCCTGTCCCCAGAGAAAACAGGCCGTTTGTAACAGTGTGGGGAGAGCCTGTGAAACTCACAGTCCTGGATTCCTGAGCCCCAGGtcccatttaaaaatagaaatagaaaacaaagcaaaacactcACCACCTTGTCTTTAACCCTGGGGAGCCTAGACATTATAATCCAGCCACTGGATTATAATCCAGTCCCCTGGGgactgcagggggctcaggtgAGGATCCTTACATGAGACGGGGGCTCATCTAGATGAAACTGGGGCCTGGGAAATGCGGATCCCTGCCTGGCACCCTGGCCTTCCCTGCTTCATCAAGAGCCTGTAAgagtatatttatttgtatgacGATTTAAGTAGTATTTGTTCCTTCTGCTAGGAGCTGAGTTCCATGAAGACAGAGTCAGTTTTGTATCTGGATCCTTGGAGCTCAGGACCCAGGAGGCTTCAGAGCAAATCTTTTCTGAATGAATAAACCACTGAAAAGTTTTAGGAATAGTGGGGTCTCCTTCCTAGTAATCCTGGCATGACCACTGTTTCACATAACTCCCCTATCCCCGCCTTGTGCGGGGAATTGTGGAGTAAACCCTGAGTCATGGTCTTGTGGGTCTTGGGGTACCAGAGGCCCCCCTTTCCCTCATGAGGCTCCCAAAGCTAGAAAGTCCTGACCTCAGGCCTGGGAGGGGACCTGGAGCAGGAATGAAGTCAGACAACCCCAGATGTCAGGGGCCCACCCTCCTTGACAGAGCCTCTCCgcaggcctggggagggaggacGGGGGAATGATTAGCCAGAAGGAAGCCTCCAGGGAAGGGGGTGCCTGGCATCCAACCCTCCTCGGGACACCTGCCCACTCTTTGTTTGCCAAAGGAAGAGGCTGCCTGCTGGGACTATGGGCTGGGGACTCCTCCTCTCTTACCTGTCTCAACTGCCCTGCCCCTTTTGCTTTCTCCACCTGGTATAGGCTGGGCTCACCCCTTATACCTCACGCCTTTAGTACCCTGAAGCTTGAAGGAAGGTCTTGGGGAGAGAAAGCTGCTGTTTACCGAGGAACTCTTAGGAGCTGGGTGTTTTCATGTTTGTAGTTACAGCCGTGGATGTGTGTGGTGGTCTTATGTTATAGATGACCTCCAGAAGGTATgtggcttgctcaaggtcacagaactaggGAGTGACAGAGCCAGGTTGGAACCCAGGCAAGGTGTGCAGGATTGCATAATTCTAAGAGCACTCCCCGACTAGTCTACATCAGTGGcatcctggggggtggggtggcacCCAGCCTGCCCAGCCAAGTCCGTCTGATGCCAGGCTCACTTTCTTTCCATGAAACTTCCACCACCTTTCTCACCCTGGACATGAACTCATTGGCACATAGGGTGGGGCCACCTTGATCCTTGAGCAGAGatccacccctcctcctcccccagcaggCAGTAGATTCTGCTGAAGCTGCTGTTCTTTCAACCATTTTCTCACCTGCAGTGTGCACAGCCTGTTACCCATCTTCCCGTGGGGCTAAGGGCAAGCCAGCCCTCTGAACCCTGGTGTGCCCCCCATGCCCTCACCCCCCAGAATTCTCTGGCCAGAGACAAGGGGTGGGGGCTGGGCCGGATGCCTTTGCTGATTCAAGAAGAAAGCTCTGCTAATAACGACAGCAGAAGCATCGTCAAGGACTACTCCATGCCAGGCATGGTGTTCTATGCACTTCAGGTGGTTTTTAATGACATTTAGTTGCTCTGTGAGGGAATGACTATCGTTCCCATTTCACGGATGAAGAAACAAAGgtgaaaataaattaagtaaatgtcTCAAAGTCACACAAATCAGTGAAGAATCCAGGCCATCTGGTTCTTGAGCCCCAGCTTTTTGCTTCTCCCCTGAGCTTTCTCCCTTGCTACTGGAGGGTGTCCCCCAGCCTCAGGTGCGCTGTGACCAGCAGGGTGTACGGGAGTGAGTTAGGACTCTGGATCCAAATGGAACTGTCTTCGCTGGGGCCTGCCACTTCCTGTTGCCCGGCTCTGGGCAAGTTCCTTCACTTCTGGGTCCCCATCTGCACCCTCCAAAGAGAGCTGTGAGCATCAATGTGTTGAATCTATGGCTCCTCTACTCCTTCACAACTTCCTGGTGTCCCTCTCcgtgtctgtccatctgtctctGGATCAAAACCCAAGACCACTTTCAAAGTTCCATTCAGAAGCTTACTCTGGCCCTGGTGGCTCTGGCCCCGtgtccccatcccaccctcctgGGTAGTCGGTCCAACTGTAGAGTTAGTTGGTCCGTAACTCGCTGACCTGCTTTTCCTGGTTCATGGGGCTCTTAAATGGGGCATGGAATGCCAAGGATTCATGAAGTTGGATGGGAAAACAATTTCATCTTTTAGCTAACATCTAACTAAGGTTATGAACAGAGGCAACAAAACCATAGAGCTGCTGTTTTgtgggggtgggcggggtggggggggtaccTCACCgtgcagcttgagggatcttagttccccgagcaggaatcgaacccgggcccacaAAGCGCCCCGAGTCCTAATCagaggaccaccagggaactcccaaaaccACATAGCTGTTAACGTTGCTATGGGCGATTTTGTCACAGATACTTGATTGTGGCTGTCAGCTGTTAGGTACCTGcacagattagtggttgcaatGGActcaaaatatatctcaaaatattGTTTACATCCATCACTCTTTTGAAATTATGGTAGTTATTATACCAACGCTAGATCTTATTTAATGCTTTAATAAGGAAGCATCTGTATTTCTGAATTGCAAttaattttttcatagttttataactgtatttcaaaatggttggTTTCCTTTGTCATCCTATACATTTTATTTCGTGCATTTCAAAGCAATATTCTGAGAAGGGCCCACAGTCTTCACCAGACAGCCAGTGGCATTCATGGCTCAGAAACGGGAACAGAACCTGGGGGATCCTTTCTCCTTGGCCCCGCAATGTGTCTGATTCCACGATCTGTATCCCCTGTGTTAGAAGTGGGAAGTCGGGAATCAGACCTGGGCTCCAGGGCCGCCTTATACTCTCTGCCTTGTTGCCCAGCTCAATGCATCTTGGGCTGGCCAAGCTCAGCTGGTGGCCTATGGCATGGGCCCCAACTGGCTTAGTCCCCAGTCATGCTACATTGCACGACTCCATATGCCATCGGCAGAGGGCACAGCCTGCGCCCTGTCTGAGGCAGCCCCTCCTGGAGCTCAGATGCCAGCAGGGAATAATTTTCTCTTGGCGGCTAATGCTCTTCTTTCTACCTCTGTCAGTACGTCGTCCTTCTGCGGTCCAGCAGGCTAGTTGTTCCCCAGCTGCTCCTTGGCTGTAGAATGTACTCCTTtctcagcctgggctctggaggaCAGGGGTCAACTTTCTTTCACCTCCCTGTCTCTAGCCCCTCCCTCTTTTGCTGGTGCTGGCCTGGGTCTATAAATCCTTCCTTCCCACTTGGGCCCCTGGCCCTGCTGTGCCAGGAAACTACCGTGGTCAGATCCCCATTCCTCTCTTCCCCCAGGCTGTCCCTGCTATTGAGGGCTCATCAGGCTTTCACTGGACAAATAACCTCTCTGCTCCAGGTCTCCAGTCCTGCTGGTTCAACACCTCCAATGCTCCCCTCTACTTCTCTCCAGCTCTGGGCCAATAGCCTGGTCCAAGCCCCGGCATCTGTTACCAAGAGTTCTGCAAGAGCTTCCTTATTCACCTCCTAGCTTCCTCTTTTGCCCCTGAAATCTCTTCTTCTTGCTGTAGCCAGAGTGATCTTGAGGCACAAACCTGTTTAATCCACACCctgtcccccaacacacacacacacacacacgcacacacacccctaaaaGCAGCTCAAATCCCTGCAGGCTTTCCCACTGCTCTTAGGAAAATTTGGGGGCTGGTCTGTGCctctcctccttgctctctctgGTCCAGCCACAGTGGCCCTCTTCCAGTTTCTCAAATGCTCCATCTTCCCTGTAGCCACAGGGCATTGGTACCTAATCTCCTCTCTTGTCTTCCCTCCCCACTTTGCTCACCTGATGTCTACTCATTCTTGAGACCTTAACTCAAATATTCCTTTTTCAGGGAAACCTCCGTGTGTTTCAGGGGTATATTCCCCATTTTTCACAGCCTATGCCCCTGTACCTCTTCTGCATAGCACTCATCACGGTCTGTAGTTAAACATTTGCTTTCACAAATTTCTCATGATGAATATCAACCTTTGTTGCCAGACCTTACTCTCCAGGGAGCAGGGTCTGGGTCTGTTTCTGCTCACATTAGCAGGGTGCCTGGCACCTCTACGGAGCTGACACtggataaatgagtgaatgaatgtcaGACACTAGGGTACAGACATGAATCAGACCTGGCCCCGGCCTTCGGGGAGTCTGAGTGCCCTGTGTGGGCTGGTCTGTAGTCATGGCGGGCTGCCTGGCAAAGCCAACAGTGAAGAGAAGAGATAAAGCCTCAGATGGCTTCCAAACCCCAAGGCTGGTAACTTGCTTCTTTTGTGATAGGAAACAAAGGTCAGAGGTCAGGAAACCTGAGCGCCCAGGCCCAGCTTTATTGTCGCATGTCCTTGGGCAAGGTATTTAACCTCTCTcagcttgggtttttttttttttttttgataagtaATATTGAGCATTTCTAACTATACACACATTACTGTCTTTTATGCAGGGTCCTTTTCTACAAATGGGAATAAGAGAAACACACTCCTTGCTGGGTTATTATGAAGATGAGGGGTGTGACTGAGAATGTCTAAGCTGTAGAGGAGTGTAGATGGCAGTGAGCAGATCGCTGGGTTGGCCTTGGCGCAGAAACCTGCTTCCGGGCTGCTGCGGAACCAGGGTGGATACATGACATACAAATGAAGATGGTAGTGCCAGGGAATCCAGGGTAGACTCTGGACACTGGGTGTGGGCAGGGTGGGGACCTGTGGGCATCACGGCCTTTACCCGTTACGGGCACAGAGCAGCCTGTGGCCATTGGGCAGCAGCAAAAATGCCCACACTCTCAAAGGTGTCACATCTTATTCGTCCTGGTGATTGAAGGTTAGCCCTGGGGTGGGCTACTCCCACTGCCCCTCTGCGCCTGGCAAGTAGGGATGCTGCTGGGGAGTGAGGCGAGGCCCTGGGTGGCAGCCAGCACCATTGCAAAGGAGAGACCAGAGAATGGAGTCCCAGAGATGGggccccttctctgagcctccctccATCTGGACTGAGGAAGGCTTCCAGAGAGGGCACACTGAGCGGGTACTgagggatgaataggagttcTGTGGGTGGGCAAAAGGTGTTAGCATGAGGGAGTAAGCACAGAGGGAATGGAATGAGGCATAAAAGATCAAGATACATTCTTGTGGGGGAAGGGATGTAATGCTCGCCTGCCTGCCAAGAGAGGAATCTAGGACTTTATCTGGAAGACAAAGGTGAAAACGGGAGGAGGCCCTTGAAGGATTGTAAACCGAGAGGGTGACACTGTCAGGTTGGTGTTTCTATTAAAAGATTACGCTGATGCCGccatatgtgttttttaaaaatgtgtccacAGGTGTTTGTATACACATAGGAAAATCTCTGATTCAGGGATTCTTACCCTTTTTTGGTACCAGGATTCCCTTAGCAGCCTGATGAAGCCTTCCAACTCCttcttagaataatgttttaaaacGCATTGAATAAAATGCACAGGATTACAAGGGACACCAATTATAtcaaaatacagttattaaaatatgaaaaaatgggTAAGACAGTGATATAATGTGACTCTTAACTACTAAGCTCTTCACGGGCTAATGGCTACTGTAATTTCAAAGTCATGGTTAACATAATATGTCAAGGGACTGGCAACAGTTCTCATACGATTTGAAAATATCTCTGATACCTACTGGTGGCAAAGTCAAAAATATCGTTCTTTACTGTCGTGGTTTGTTGTCCACATTCATCACAGAAGGAAATGTTTCACCCTTTTGTGCTGTTGGACTTTGTGTAATGTGCATGTATCACCtaattaaataaatcaatcaCCTCAAGATGAAAATAGGGGGCTTACACCTGCGGTACTGTGGCAGGTGGATTGGCAGACACAGAAGCCGGGAGGTGACAGGTGGCCCTGCTGGGATGTCCAGTGGGGAGATGAcaggggctcagagaagtcatggcagtagagatggagagagaggacgGACTCCAGAGATGTTAGGAGATGGAAGACAGAGGGTTTGAGTGATGGCTGCTGGGTCGAGTGGGAGGAGGAAAACTCCAGGTGCCTTTCCTGAGTGTTCAGGTGCGTAGTGACCCCAAGGAAAGGAGCCATGAGACAGGACTTGGGGAAGGAGGTGcagagtggggtgtgtgtgtgtgtgtgtgtgtgtgtgtgtgtgtgtgtgtgatattcaTTCCAGGAATAATAGGCCCATGCAAATGCCGAATACCTTGAGAGACTACACATAAAAGGCGACAATGGCCAGTCCATACGCAAATATATGTCCTACAATCTCTGCGGTAACCAGCCCTGTAGCCAAACTACCACCTGCATAGCAACTGACCCCAAATGGGCAGGATTTGCTCCATGACCGCCAGCCTCCTTAATTTTCGATCCCCACTTGCTCGCTACCTCCACTTCCAACTCAGGACTAATCAGTGAAAACCAAATGTGCTCTCCTAACAATCAGAGAGGATACCCCACTTCTAGTTAGCCCCCCTCCAGCTTCCCCCCGCCAACAACCTCCAGTCAGGGCACCCCTGAAGGCTTCCCTCTTTCCACTCTAAAGcgtccccaccccctgcctttgAGGCTCTGCCGAAAGCAAGGATGGAGGCTGATTCCCTTCCTAGCCTCGTCTGATCTCATCTGAGTGATCTCTGTTTAATTCCGCACCTTAACGTGAATGCGTTTGTTGCATCATCTTCTGCTTTAAGAGGCCAAAGGGAAAAACAATGGGTCTGAGTGTCTGAGAAAAACAATGGGTCTGAGTGTCTGAGAAAACAAAAGTGCGGGGGAGAGTCCTGACATCACAGtttgggccagggccagggccagggccaggtcCAGGCCCGCCTGCGTCCCCTAAAGAGCAAACCGGCAGGCGGGAGTTGAAGATGAGAGGAGCGTTCCCGCACTCCTCCGTGCATCTGAGCCCTACAActgccctgggccctgctgcTGGATTCCGTTCAGGAAACCGTACTGCTGAAGAGTCTCCTTGGCTTTCCCATTCTTGACCTTCACCTAGCAGGTGCTGGAAGTGTGGACATGATTTGGTCATCTGGGGGTGAAGTTCGAGTTGGGgaaccttctctctcttctccagggATCTCCCTGGCTTTGGAGGCTGGCCCTTACTCCCAGGGCCTTCAGAGGCCAGAAAACCAGACTTCACGCAGTCCAGTGCTGATCGTGGCCACACTTAAGGACCACACCTCACTGCCCTGGGGGTGTTGACCAGACACACCCCGCCTTCCTGTTTCATTGGTGGGAACACCAAGGCCCTCATGAACAGAAGAAGTAGTCTATGGAAATAAGTCAGGTATCTACACAATGCCCGAGACTCTGTGTTGTGTTTTCCAGGGGCCCGGAATTCAGACAAGGGGCAGACGGTTCAGGGAAGCATTGTTTATCAGGGAAGATAGAGGCCTTCCAGGAAGGCCCCAGAAGCGAGGTCCAAATTCCTTGCACAGTTTTCATGCCCACAATCTTGGTCTGTCTTTGGGGTTCAGGAATAGCTTGCAGTAAGGGTATTTTAGTCACACAGATTTTAAAgtgcgtgtgcacgcacacacctACTGTTCTTATATCCTAGGAATGCAGGGATTCAGAGTAAGAAATCCTGCCCTCTGTTCTTAATGTAAATACAGTCTGGATTTCAGCTAAGCTCTGTTCTGGCAAACATGGTACCACGGGCAGATAGTTTTCACAGATGATTCTGTTGGGTCCTGGGAGGTATTTGCATTTTCGACTCTAACTTACTAGCTCTTTGACCTCTGAGTAAGTATTTATCCTTCGTGACCCTCAGCATAAAATCCTCAATCCTTCCCCGGACGTTCTAGGGCTGACATTGGCTGGCCTCTCTCTACCTCTCTAAACTTAACCTCAGTCATCTTCTGCTCACTCAGGTCCACATGCCGTGCCGGcctcatttatccctccaccTTGCCAAGCTCACCCCTGGCCTTGGGTTTTGCACTACGTGTTCTGCCTAGATGGCTCCTGGCCCAGAGCTGTGCTTGGCTAGCTCTTCCTTGCCAGTCAGGTCCTAGGGAAATATCAGCACCCCAGGAGGCCGTCTCTGATCACTGCATCTAGAGCAGTCCCTCCCCAGGCCATAGTCACAGCCTGCTGTATGGTTTTCACTGCATGGACAGTATATGCTTTTTGTGTGTCCCTCCACACCCCCTGCACCCCCAGGATCGCAAGTTCCCCTGAATCCTACCTCCCACCCCCTGCACCTAAACAGTACCTGTCACTTG harbors:
- the SLC13A2 gene encoding LOW QUALITY PROTEIN: solute carrier family 13 member 2 (The sequence of the model RefSeq protein was modified relative to this genomic sequence to represent the inferred CDS: inserted 1 base in 1 codon); translation: MATCWQGLWAYRFYLIVFFLPIFLLPLPILIPTKEAYCAYTIILMAFLWCTEALPLAITAFLPTVMFPMMGIMGASVMIQRPFPFGSKSPGDQPPCAGISVSAPCTPRGTGGALPPXSTVPACQVSTEYLKDSNMLFIGGMLVALAVEHWNLHKRIALRVLLTIGVRPSLLILGFMVVTAFLSMWISNTATTAMMVPIARAVLDQLHGTPTGTDAEEGRNNPTFELQEPSPQKEETKLDEKDNKQDGPAPPVPSESRAQRNEEQLRFTQGMSLCVCYSASIGGIATLTGTTTNLVLQGQVNSIFPQNGNVVNFASWFFFAFPTMVILLLLSWVWLQFLFLGFNFRKNCGLGDQMRKQERAAFEVIRREHKRLGPMTFAEKAVTILFVLLVVLWFTREPGFFTGWGNLAFSDENGNSMPSDGTVAILIGVILFIVPSKIPGLTQEPGKPEKLKAPPALLNWKIVKEKMPWNIVLLLGGGFALAKGSEESGLSKWLGDKLTPLESVPPPAIALILCLLIATFTECTSNVATTTIFLPILASMSQAICIHPLYVMLPCTLASSLAFMLPVATPPNAIAFSFGGLKVTDMARAGFMLNIIGVLVITLAINTWSIPMFDLHRFPSWAQSNTTGFCGVSQANVTTPSP